A window of the Capricornis sumatraensis isolate serow.1 chromosome 9, serow.2, whole genome shotgun sequence genome harbors these coding sequences:
- the LOC138086314 gene encoding protocadherin gamma-B2-like: MRLSAETSGRTRWRQVLLPFLLSLFRGALPDQIRYSIPEELAKNSVVGNLAKDVGLSVPDLSARKLRISAEKEYFVVKPESGELLVSNRIDREEICGKKALCVLDFDTVAENPLNIFHVTVIVEDINDNTPLFKQSKIDLKIGESTKPGKTFPLDPALDSDAGPNSLQRYYLNDNEYFDLTEKQTPDGGKYPELILKHSLDREEQNFHQLLLTAVDGGDPPQSGTTQIQIQVTDANDNPPVFSQDVYRVSLQEGVPPGFLVLRVTATDQDEGVNAEITYSFHNVNEQVKQFFNLNQRTGEITSNDDFDFEIANSYTLRIEAKDPGDLAAHCSVQVEILDENDCAPEVIVTSVFTPLPEDSPPGTLIALIKTKDRDSGENGEVDCQILGKAEFILKSYLKNYYKLTTDRTLDREEISEYNITVMATDRGKPPLSSSITITLHIADVNDNAPVFHQASYVVHVPENNPPGASIAYVSASDPDLGPNGHVSYSIVASDLEPRALSSYVSVNPQSGVVFAQRAFDHEQLRAFELTLQARDHGSPALSSNVSLRVLVGDRNDNAPRVLYPALGPDGSALFDTVPRAAQPGYLVTKVVAVDADSGHNAWLSYHVLQASEPGLFSVGLRTGEVRTAKALGDRDAARQRLLVAVRDGGQPPLSATATLLLVFADSLQEALPDLSDRPAPSDPQAELQFYLVVALALISVLFLLAVILAVALHLRRSSSPAAWGCFKPGPCVKSAPGVLPNHSEGTLPYSYNLCL, translated from the exons ATGAGGCTGAGCGCTGAGACGAGCGGCCGGACGCGGTGGCGGCAGGTACTGTTACCGTTCCTGCTGTCTTTATTCCGCGGGGCTCTCCCAGACCAAATTCGCTACTCAATTCCCGAGGAACTGGCCAAAAACTCGGTTGTAGGAAATCTTGCTAAAGATGTAGGGCTCAGTGTCCCAGACTTGTCGGCCCGGAAGCTGCGGATTAGCGCGGAGAAGGAATATTTCGTTGTAAAACCTGAAAGCGGTGAATTACTTGTGAGTAACAGAATAGACCGAGAAGAGATTTGTGGGAAGAAGGCTTTGTGCGTTCTGGATTTCGATACTGTCGCCGAAAACCCACTGAATATTTTCCATGTAACAGTAATAGTAGAGGATATAAATGACAATACTCCACTATTCAAACAGAGTAAGATTGATTTAAAAATTGGAGAATCCACTAAGCCAGGTAAAACATTTCCACTAGACCCGGCACTAGATTCGGATGCTGGTCCTAATTCACTGCAAAGATATTACCTTAATGACAATGAGTACTTTGATCTCACAGAGAAACAGACTCCAGACGGAGGTAAATATCCTGAGCTGATTCTGAAACATTCTCTGGACAGAGAAGAACAGAATTTTCATCAACTGCTACTGACAGCTGTAGACGGTGGGGACCCACCCCAGAGTGGCACCACCCAGATCCAAATCCAAGTCACAGATGCCAATGATAACCCCCCGGTGTTCAGCCAGGACGTGTACAGAGTCAGCCTGCAAGAGGGTGTGCCACCTGGCTTCTTAGTACTTCGAGTGACAGCCACCGATCAGGATGAAGGAGTCAACGCGGAGATCACCTACTCCTTTCATAACGTGAATGAACAAGTGAAACAGTTTTTTAACTTAAATCAAAGAACAGGAGAAATCACTTCAAATgatgattttgattttgaaattgCTAATAGTTACACTCTCCGTATAGAAGCGAAGGATCCTGGAGATCTAGCAGCCCACTGCAGTGTCCAAGTCGAAATACTTGATGAGAATGATTGTGCACCTGAAGTGATTGTGACTTCAGTATTTACTCCCCTACCAGAGGATTCACCACCAGGAACACTGATTGCCTTGATAAAAACTAAAGATAGAGACTCTGGAGAAAATGGGGAAGTTGACTGCCAAATTTTGGGAAAGGCCGAGTTTATATTGAAATCTTACTTGAAGAACTATTACAAGCTAACGACTGACAGGACCTTGGACCGAGAGGAGATCTCAGAATATAATATCACAGTAATGGCCACCGACAGAGGCAAGCCGCCCCTCTCCTCTAGTATAACCATCACCCTGCATATCGCAGATGTCAACGACAACGCTCCGGTTTTCCACCAGGCCTCCTATGTGGTCCACGTGCCAGAAAACAACCCGCCTGGAGCTTCCATCGCGTATGTTAGCGCCTCCGACCCTGACCTAGGGCCCAACGGCCACGTCTCCTACTCCATCGTGGCCAGCGACCTGGAGCCACGCGCGCTGTCGTCCTACGTGTCCGTGAACCCGCAGAGCGGCGTGGTGTTCGCGCAGCGCGCCTTCGACCACGAGCAGCTGCGCGCCTTCGAGCTGACGCTGCAGGCCCGCGACCACGGCTCGCCCGCGCTCAGCTCCAACGTGAGCCTGCGCGTGCTGGTGGGCGACCGCAACGACAACGCCCCCAGGGTGCTGTACCCGGCGCTGGGGCCCGACGGCTCGGCGCTCTTCGACACGGTGCCGCGCGCCGCGCAGCCCGGCTACCTGGTCACCAAGGTGGTGGCAGTGGACGCAGACTCTGGACACAACGCCTGGCTGTCCTACCACGTGCTGCAGGCCAGCGAGCCCGGGCTGTTCAGCGTGGGGCTGCGCACGGGCGAGGTGCGCACGGCGAAGGCCTTGGGCGACAGGGACGCGGCCCGCCAGCGCCTGCTGGTCGCTGTGCGCGATGGGGGACAGCCGCCCCTCTCGGCCACCGCCACGCTGCTCCTGGTTTTCGCCGACAGCCTGCAGGAGGCGCTGCCGGACCTCAGTGACCGGCCCGCGCCCTCTGACCCCCAGGCCGAGCTGCAGTTTTACCTGGTGGTGGCCTTGGCCTTGATCTCGGTGCTCTTCCTCCTGGCTGTGATTCTGGCGGTCGCCCTGCACCTGCGACGCTCCTCCAGCCCTGCTGCTTGGGGCTGCTTTAAGCCTGGTCCCTGTGTCAAGTCTGCACCTGGGGTTCTCCCCAACCACAGTGAGGGAACGTTGCCCTATTCCTACAATCT GTGTCTGTAA
- the LOC138086313 gene encoding protocadherin gamma-A4-like, whose product MASSPFCPNCSRLIWICVLLGALWKIRAEQIRYSVPEELEKGSFVGNIAKDLGLEPQELAKRGVRIVSRGRTQLFALNPRSGSLVTAGRIDREELCDRSPKCVVNLEILLEDKVKIFGVEVEIIDVNDNAPDFGAEQREIKVAENENPGTRFPLPEAFDPDIGINSLQGYQLSSNVHFSLDVQSGTDEIKYPELVLEHALDREEEAVHHLILTAFDGGDPVYSGTARILVTLVDTNDNAPVFTQPEYHISVRENVTVGSRLLTVKATDPDEGANGEVTYSFRKVRDKISQLFQLNSLTGDITILGGLDYEDSGFYDIDVEAHDGPGLRARSKVLVTILDVNDNAPEVTVTSLTSSIQETSSPGTVIALFNVHDSDSGENGLVTCSILDNLPFTLEKTYGNYYRLLTHRALDREEVSEYNITVTATDHGTPPLSTETYISLNVADVNDNPPAFPHASYMAYIPENNPRGASIFSVTAHDPDSNQNSRVTYSLAEDTLQGSPLSTYVSINKDTGVLFALQSFDYEHIRDLQLLVTASDSGDPPLSTSVSVSIFVLDQNDNSPEILYPTLPTDGSTGVELAPRSAEPGYLVTKVVAVDRDSGQNAWLSYRLLKASDPGLFAVGLHTGEVRTVRALLDRDALKQSLVVAVQDHGQPPLSATVTLTVAVADSIPDILTDLGSLKPSVDPDDSGLTLYLVVAVAAVSCVFLAFVIVLLALRLRRWHMSRLLQVSGSGLAGVRASQFVGVDGVRAFLQTYSHEVSLTADSRRSHVIFPQPNYADTLISQESCGKSEPLLISQDLLETKGESSLNQVSQILPH is encoded by the coding sequence ATGGCGTCCTCTCCTTTCTGCCCAAACTGCAGCCGGCTAATCTGGATCTGTGTTCTCCTGGGGGCCCTATGGAAAATCCGGGCCGAACAAATCCGCTACTCGGTGCCTGAGGAGCTGGAGAAGGGCTCCTTCGTGGGCAACATCGCCAAGGACCTGGGGCTGGAGCCCCAGGAGCTGGCGAAGCGCGGAGTCCGCATCGTCTCCAGAGGTAGGACGCAGCTCTTTGCTCTGAACCCGCGAAGCGGCAGCTTGGTCACCGCGGGCAGGATAGATCGGGAGGAGCTCTGTGACAGATCTCCCAAGTGTGTAGTAAACCTAGAGATTCTCTTAGAAGACAAAGTGAAGATTTTTGGAGTTGAAGTGGAAATAATTGATGTTAATGATAATGCGCCTGACTTTGGGGCAGagcaaagggaaataaaagtCGCTGAAAATGAAAACCCTGGGACAAGGTTTCCTCTTCCTGAAGCTTTTGATCCGGATATAGGAATAAACTCCCTACAGGGTTACCAGCTCAGCTCGAATGTCCACTTCTCCCTAGACGTGCAAAGCGGAACTGATGAGATTAAGTATCCTGAGCTGGTACTGGAGCACGCCCTGGACCGTGAGGAAGAGGCAGTTCACCACCTCATTCTGACCGCCTTTGACGGAGGCGACCCGGTTTACTCTGGCACTGCCAGGATTCTTGTAACACTTGTGGATACCAACGACAATGCCCCGGTATTCACTCAGCCCGAGTACCACATCAGTGTGCGGGAGAATGTGACGGTGGGCTCCAGGCTACTCACTGTAAAAGCCACTGATCCAGATGAAGGGGCCAATGGAGAAGTCACATACTCTTTCCGGAAAGTAAGAGATAAAATATCCCAGCTCTTCCAGTTGAATTCTCTGACTGGGGACATAACGATATTGGGAGGTTTGGATTATGAGGACTCTGGATTCTATGATATAGATGTAGAAGCCCACGATGGACCTGGTCTCCGAGCCAGAAGTAAGGTACTGGTGACAATTCTGGATGTAAATGACAACGCTCCAGAAGTCACAGTTACATCTCTCACCAGCTCTATCCAAGAAACTTCTTCCCCAGGCACAGTAATTGCACTTTTCAATGTGCATGACAGTGATTCAGGAGAGAATGGCCTTGTCACGTGTTCCATTCTGGATAACCTGCCATTCACACTTGAAAAGACCTATGGAAATTATTATCGGTTGTTGACACACAGGGCTCTGGATAGGGAAGAGGTCTCAGAATATAACATCACTGTAACTGCCACTGACCACGGAACTCCGCCATTGTCTACAGAAACATACATCTCACTGAACGTGGCAGACGTCAATGACAATCCACCTGCCTTCCCTCATGCTTCCTACATGGCCTACATTCCAGAAAACAACCCCAGGGGAGCCTCCATCTTCTCTGTGACAGCCCATGACCCTGATAGTAACCAGAACTCAAGGGTCACTTACTCTCTGGCTGAAGACACACTGCAGGGGTCGCCTCTCTCCACCTATGTCTCTATAAACAAGGACACTGGAGTCTTGTTTGCTTTGCAGTCCTTTGACTATGAGCACATTAGAGACCTGCAGCTACTGGTGACTGCTAGTGACAGCGGGGACCCACCACTCAGCACCAGTGTGTCTGTGAGCATATTTGTGCTGGACCAGAATGACAATTCACCCGAAATCCTAtaccccaccctccccactgaTGGTTCTACCGGTGTGGAGCTGGCACCCCGCTCTGCAGAGCCTGGCTACCTGGTCACCAAGGTGGTGGCAGTGGACAGAGACTCGGGACAGAACGCCTGGCTGTCCTACCGCCTGCTCAAGGCCAGTGACCCAGGGCTCTTCGCGGTGGGGCTGCACACGGGCGAGGTGCGCACAGTGCGGGCCCTGCTGGACAGAGACGCACTCAAGCAGAGCCTGGTGGTGGCCGTCCAGGACCACGGCCAGCCCCCTCTCTCGGCCACCGTCACGCTCACTGTGGCTGTGGCTGACAGCATCCCAGACATCCTGACTGACCTAGGCAGCCTGAAGCCCTCAGTGGATCCTGACGACTCAGGCCTCACACTCTACCTGGTGGTGGCGGTGGCCGCGGTCTCCTGCGTCTTCCTTGCCTTTGTCATCGTGCTACTGGCGCTCAGACTGCGGCGTTGGCACATGTCGCGTCTGCTCCAGGTTTCGGGCAGCGGGTTGGCTGGCGTGCGGGCGTCTCAGTTTGTGGGCGTGGACGGGGTGCGGGCTTTCCTGCAGACCTATTCGCACGAGGTCTCGCTCACCGCGGACTCTCGGAGGAGTCACGTGATCTTCCCGCAGCCGAACTACGCGGACACGCTTATCAGCCAGGAGAGCTGTGGGAAAAGCGAGCCTCTCCTGATATCTCAGGATTTACTGGAAACAAAAGGTGAATCCAGTCTTAATCAGGTGAGTCAAATCTTGCCACACTGA